From a single Halobellus ruber genomic region:
- a CDS encoding ubiquitin-like small modifier protein 1: protein MKTVTWRLFADLAEVAEGREHTVSVEADGTVGDAIDALLAESTGLRGRVFDGDALADDVNLMRNGSPTAPTEPIEDGDELAMFPPVTGGR from the coding sequence ATGAAGACGGTCACCTGGCGGCTGTTCGCTGATCTCGCCGAGGTCGCGGAGGGACGGGAACACACCGTCTCCGTCGAGGCCGACGGCACCGTCGGCGACGCGATCGACGCGCTGCTCGCGGAATCGACGGGGCTCAGAGGGCGCGTATTCGACGGCGACGCCCTCGCTGACGACGTCAATCTGATGCGGAACGGCTCGCCGACCGCCCCGACGGAGCCGATCGAGGACGGCGACGAACTCGCGATGTTCCCGCCCGTGACCGGCGGCCGATAA
- a CDS encoding SpoVR family protein has protein sequence MTNRLRRFRRAARTEADRLEEPVTEAAALARKLGLDPYPVNYWVVDHDEMNQLIAYGGFQRRYPHWRWGMAYDRQQKQDQFGMGKAFEIVNNDDPSHAFLQESNTLADQKAVITHVEAHADFFRNNEWFSRFAGDGELDAAAMLERHAETIQRYIDDADIDREDVERFVDAVTCLEDTIDQHRPLSDDPDTERAEPEDLRDRLDGMDLSADVQSEVFDDEWLDELAEAEAAAADLDRPRTDVLGFLQEHGMVYDEEAGEAVEMESWQQDVLDLLRREAYYFAPQKMTKTMNEGWAAYWESLMMGEERFAGTDEFLTYADHQARVLGSPGMNPYKLGKELWEYVENTENRREVADKLLRVEGITWRNFHDAVDFERVQSLLEPAPEIDTVRSDTLEELAALPEGDPRVDWETLDRVLSDPAAVDVDRYPWKVLTYEGLAERHFSLVKPQNRGFLRAIQRSELEGLSRYMFDDDKYADVEAAIADVDRAAGWDRMREVRESHNDVTFVDAFLSREFVTDNDYFTYEYTRSTGDFRVASVDPDDVKKKLLLQFTNFGKPTIAVFDGNFENRGELLLGHRYNGVMLDIDEARDVLERVHELWGRPVNLMTIRKEYDDHDVEVARRRNREPEPTERGVRIRYDGDSFSEFDLDSDLEERIQATDVDYDTKPDEWLS, from the coding sequence ATGACCAACAGACTACGACGTTTCAGGCGCGCGGCACGAACCGAGGCCGACCGGCTGGAGGAGCCGGTGACTGAGGCCGCCGCGCTCGCCCGGAAGCTCGGACTCGACCCGTACCCGGTGAACTACTGGGTGGTCGATCACGACGAGATGAACCAGCTCATCGCCTACGGCGGGTTCCAGCGCCGCTACCCCCACTGGCGGTGGGGAATGGCCTACGACCGCCAGCAGAAGCAAGACCAGTTCGGAATGGGGAAGGCCTTCGAGATCGTCAACAACGACGACCCGAGCCACGCGTTCCTCCAGGAGTCGAACACGCTGGCCGACCAGAAGGCGGTCATCACCCACGTCGAGGCCCACGCCGACTTCTTCCGGAACAACGAGTGGTTCAGCCGCTTTGCGGGCGACGGCGAGTTGGACGCCGCCGCGATGTTGGAACGCCACGCCGAGACCATCCAGCGGTACATCGACGACGCCGACATCGACCGCGAGGACGTCGAACGGTTCGTCGACGCCGTCACGTGTCTGGAGGACACGATCGACCAGCACCGGCCGCTCTCCGACGATCCCGACACCGAACGGGCCGAGCCGGAGGACCTCCGGGACCGACTCGACGGGATGGACCTCTCGGCGGACGTGCAAAGCGAGGTCTTCGACGACGAGTGGCTCGACGAACTCGCGGAGGCGGAGGCGGCCGCAGCCGATCTCGACCGCCCGCGGACCGACGTCTTGGGGTTCCTCCAGGAGCACGGGATGGTCTACGACGAGGAGGCCGGCGAGGCCGTCGAGATGGAATCCTGGCAGCAGGACGTCCTCGACTTGCTCCGACGGGAGGCGTACTACTTCGCCCCACAGAAGATGACCAAGACGATGAACGAGGGGTGGGCGGCCTACTGGGAGTCGCTGATGATGGGCGAGGAGCGCTTCGCGGGCACCGACGAGTTCCTCACCTACGCCGACCACCAGGCGCGGGTGCTCGGGTCGCCCGGGATGAACCCCTACAAGCTCGGGAAGGAGCTGTGGGAGTACGTCGAAAACACCGAGAACCGCCGGGAGGTGGCGGACAAGCTCCTCCGCGTCGAGGGGATCACCTGGCGGAACTTCCACGACGCCGTCGACTTCGAGCGGGTCCAGTCGCTGCTCGAACCCGCACCCGAGATCGATACGGTCCGGAGCGACACCCTGGAGGAACTCGCCGCGCTGCCCGAGGGCGACCCGCGGGTCGACTGGGAGACGCTCGACCGGGTGCTGTCGGACCCGGCGGCCGTCGACGTCGACCGCTATCCCTGGAAGGTGCTGACCTACGAGGGGCTGGCCGAGCGGCATTTCTCCCTGGTGAAACCCCAGAACCGTGGGTTCCTCCGGGCGATCCAGCGGTCGGAACTCGAAGGGCTCTCCAGGTATATGTTCGACGACGACAAGTACGCGGACGTCGAGGCCGCGATCGCCGACGTCGACCGCGCGGCCGGCTGGGATCGGATGCGCGAGGTCCGGGAGAGTCACAACGACGTGACGTTCGTCGACGCGTTCCTCTCCCGGGAGTTCGTGACGGACAACGACTACTTCACCTACGAGTACACCCGGTCGACCGGCGACTTCCGCGTGGCGTCGGTCGACCCCGACGACGTGAAAAAGAAGCTGCTGTTGCAGTTCACCAACTTCGGGAAGCCCACGATCGCGGTGTTCGACGGCAACTTCGAGAACCGGGGCGAACTCCTCCTCGGCCACCGCTACAACGGGGTGATGCTCGACATCGACGAGGCTCGCGACGTCTTAGAGCGGGTTCACGAGCTGTGGGGCCGCCCGGTGAACCTGATGACGATCCGGAAGGAGTACGACGACCACGACGTCGAGGTGGCGCGGCGCCGCAACCGCGAACCCGAGCCGACCGAGCGCGGCGTCCGGATCCGGTACGACGGCGACTCCTTCTCGGAGTTCGACCTCGATTCCGACTTGGAGGAGCGGATCCAGGCGACGGACGTGGACTACGACACGAAGCCCGACGAGTGGCTGTCGTAG
- a CDS encoding YeaH/YhbH family protein: protein MGLREDLERFREIGEERRQDLQDFIRYGDLSGSDSDRVEIPIKVVDLPEFTYDRLDRGGVGQGQGDTPDVGQPIGEPEPGDGDDGDDGDEEGEPGEEGGEHGHYEMDPEEFAEELDEALGLDLEPKGKEVVEEIEGDFTDVTRTGPNSTLDFERLFKQGLKRKLATDFDERFVREAMRVDGETPQSVYRWCREKRILVSLSWIESEWDEIPDDERGRWDSFAEMEESVDRDNAAQRIRREGIEQIPFRRDDERYRHPEIEEKKRKNVVVVNIRDVSGSMRETKRELVERTFTPLDWYLQGKYDNAEFVYIAHDADAWEVDREEFFGIRSGGGTRISSAYELAQEILEEAYPWSEWNRYVFAAGDSENSSNDTTENVIPLMRGIDANRHAYVETQPGGTAINATHAEEVERAFNDTDDVVVASVGAPEDVTDAIYEILRSRSTATPAGGS, encoded by the coding sequence ATGGGACTGAGAGAGGACCTCGAACGGTTCCGGGAGATCGGCGAGGAGCGCCGCCAGGACCTCCAGGACTTCATCCGGTACGGCGACCTCAGCGGCTCCGACTCCGATCGGGTCGAGATCCCGATCAAGGTGGTCGACCTGCCGGAGTTCACCTACGACCGCCTCGACCGCGGCGGGGTCGGGCAGGGCCAGGGCGACACCCCCGACGTGGGCCAGCCCATCGGCGAGCCCGAACCCGGCGACGGCGACGACGGTGACGACGGCGACGAGGAGGGCGAGCCCGGCGAGGAGGGCGGCGAGCACGGCCACTACGAGATGGACCCCGAGGAGTTCGCCGAGGAACTCGACGAGGCGCTGGGGTTAGATCTCGAACCGAAGGGCAAGGAGGTCGTCGAGGAGATCGAGGGCGACTTCACCGACGTCACCCGCACCGGGCCCAACTCCACGTTGGACTTCGAGCGGCTGTTCAAACAGGGGCTCAAGCGGAAGCTCGCCACCGACTTCGACGAGAGGTTCGTCCGCGAGGCGATGCGGGTCGACGGCGAGACACCGCAGTCGGTCTACCGGTGGTGTCGCGAGAAGCGGATCCTCGTGTCGCTGTCGTGGATCGAGTCCGAGTGGGACGAGATCCCCGACGACGAGCGCGGCCGGTGGGACTCGTTCGCGGAGATGGAGGAGAGCGTCGACCGCGACAACGCGGCCCAGCGGATCAGGCGGGAGGGGATCGAGCAGATCCCGTTCCGACGGGACGACGAGCGGTACCGCCACCCCGAGATCGAGGAGAAAAAGCGGAAGAACGTGGTCGTGGTCAACATCCGCGACGTGTCGGGGTCGATGCGGGAGACGAAACGCGAACTCGTCGAGCGGACGTTCACGCCACTGGATTGGTATCTCCAGGGGAAGTACGACAACGCGGAGTTCGTCTACATCGCCCACGACGCCGACGCCTGGGAGGTCGACCGCGAGGAGTTCTTCGGCATCCGCTCGGGCGGCGGCACCCGGATCTCCAGCGCCTACGAACTCGCCCAGGAGATCCTCGAGGAGGCGTATCCCTGGTCGGAGTGGAACCGCTATGTCTTCGCCGCGGGCGACTCCGAGAACTCCTCGAACGACACCACGGAGAACGTGATCCCCCTAATGAGAGGGATCGACGCCAACCGTCACGCCTACGTCGAGACCCAACCCGGCGGCACCGCGATCAACGCCACGCACGCCGAGGAGGTCGAGCGTGCCTTCAACGACACCGACGACGTCGTCGTCGCGTCGGTCGGCGCGCCCGAGGACGTGACCGACGCCATCTACGAGATCCTCCGGTCGCGGTCGACGGCGACGCCCGCGGGAGGATCCTAA
- a CDS encoding PrkA family serine protein kinase, with translation MTSTPAHPAREYVDAADEHLRGTYEEPMSLAEYVDAAFERPSIAAHASKYLLDAIESKGTRTVLEEGETRERYRFFDDPENDGEHAVLGNTEVLNRFVDDLRTIAAERGKSEKILWFDGPTATGKSELKRCLVNGLRAYSKTDAGRRYTVEWNVAAANDTRGLSYGGETTGTDRESDWYESPVQSHPLSVFPPDVREDLLDALNDGSDDHVPVSVTEELDPFSREAYDHLEELYRRNGTHDLFSAVTDPSHLRVKNYVVDVGRGIGILHSEDDGTPKERLVGSWMPGMLRELDSRGRKNPQAFSYDGVLSQGNGLLTIVEDAAQHADLLQKLLNVPDEGRVKLDKGIGMDVDTQLLIISNPDLDAELDQYADRNGRDPLKALKRRLDKHEFRYLTNVSLEAQLIRRELTDETAVWDVESEEELGERVRAPLVVDVRGSDGTVRTRELAPHTVEAAAMYSVLTRLDGEDVPAGYDLLDKALLFDYGYIQEGDTRTTIDDVGFDAVDEGLHGIPVTYTRDIIADLLHAETDRWHPDLDVGGVVLPGDVLDAMAEGLTDAPVFSRSERAEYEDRVTLAKEHVLDRQEADVLAALLAERSVERETVAEYVEHVYAWDFDEQVETERGPVDPDPLLMKLFETEQLGRFDETDYLENQPTEAVKTFRREKVITALNRYAWRNRDEGFTVDDVDLSAIPVIRSVLDTHDWDDVRRLYEDFDPAQWDDPPENTETERLKEQTIDELVDRGYTPASAELTSRTVMREVRHRWD, from the coding sequence ATGACTTCCACCCCGGCACACCCCGCCCGCGAGTACGTCGATGCCGCCGACGAGCACCTCCGCGGCACCTACGAGGAGCCGATGAGCCTCGCGGAGTACGTCGACGCGGCGTTCGAGCGGCCGTCGATCGCGGCCCACGCCTCGAAGTACCTCCTCGATGCCATCGAGTCGAAAGGGACCCGAACGGTACTGGAGGAGGGCGAAACCAGGGAACGGTACCGGTTCTTCGACGACCCCGAGAACGACGGGGAACACGCCGTCCTCGGCAACACCGAGGTCCTGAACCGGTTCGTCGACGACCTCCGGACGATCGCGGCCGAGCGCGGCAAATCCGAGAAGATCCTGTGGTTCGACGGCCCCACGGCCACCGGCAAGTCCGAACTCAAGCGGTGTCTCGTCAACGGCCTGCGGGCGTACTCGAAGACCGACGCGGGGCGGCGCTACACCGTCGAGTGGAACGTCGCCGCCGCCAACGACACCCGGGGGCTGTCCTACGGCGGGGAGACCACCGGGACCGACCGCGAGTCGGACTGGTACGAAAGCCCCGTCCAGTCGCATCCGCTGTCGGTGTTCCCACCGGACGTGCGCGAGGACCTGCTCGACGCGCTCAACGACGGCTCCGACGACCACGTGCCGGTGTCTGTGACCGAGGAGCTCGACCCCTTCTCCCGGGAGGCGTACGACCACCTCGAGGAACTGTACCGCCGGAACGGCACCCACGACCTGTTCTCTGCGGTCACCGATCCCTCCCACCTCAGAGTGAAGAACTACGTCGTCGACGTCGGCCGGGGGATCGGGATCCTCCACTCCGAGGACGACGGTACTCCGAAGGAGCGGCTCGTCGGCTCGTGGATGCCGGGGATGCTGCGGGAACTCGACTCCCGCGGCCGCAAGAACCCCCAGGCGTTCAGCTACGACGGCGTGCTCTCGCAGGGCAACGGCCTGCTTACTATCGTCGAGGACGCCGCCCAGCACGCCGACCTGCTCCAGAAGCTGCTGAACGTCCCCGACGAGGGGCGGGTGAAGCTCGACAAGGGGATCGGGATGGACGTCGACACCCAGTTGCTCATCATCTCGAACCCCGACCTCGACGCCGAACTCGATCAGTACGCCGACCGCAACGGCCGCGACCCGCTGAAGGCGCTGAAGCGCCGGCTCGACAAACACGAGTTCCGGTATCTCACCAACGTCTCCCTGGAAGCGCAGCTGATCCGCCGGGAGCTCACCGACGAGACCGCGGTCTGGGACGTCGAAAGCGAGGAGGAACTCGGCGAACGGGTCCGCGCCCCGCTCGTCGTCGACGTCCGCGGCAGCGACGGGACGGTCCGGACCCGGGAGCTCGCGCCGCACACCGTCGAGGCCGCCGCGATGTACAGCGTCCTCACCAGGCTCGACGGCGAGGACGTGCCCGCCGGCTACGACCTCCTCGACAAGGCGCTTCTGTTCGATTACGGCTACATCCAGGAGGGCGACACCCGGACCACCATCGACGACGTCGGGTTCGACGCCGTCGACGAGGGGCTCCACGGCATCCCGGTGACGTACACTCGCGACATCATCGCGGACCTGTTGCACGCCGAGACCGACCGGTGGCACCCCGACCTCGACGTCGGCGGCGTGGTGCTCCCCGGCGACGTGCTCGACGCGATGGCCGAGGGGCTGACCGACGCGCCGGTGTTCTCCCGCTCGGAACGGGCGGAGTACGAGGACCGGGTGACGCTCGCAAAGGAACACGTCCTCGACAGACAGGAGGCCGACGTGTTGGCGGCGCTGCTCGCAGAGCGGTCGGTCGAACGCGAGACCGTCGCCGAGTACGTCGAACACGTCTACGCGTGGGACTTCGACGAGCAGGTCGAGACCGAACGGGGGCCGGTCGACCCCGATCCGCTGTTGATGAAGCTGTTCGAGACCGAACAGCTCGGGCGGTTCGACGAGACGGACTACCTGGAGAACCAGCCCACCGAGGCGGTCAAGACGTTCCGGCGGGAGAAGGTCATCACCGCGCTGAACCGCTACGCGTGGCGCAACCGCGACGAGGGGTTCACCGTCGACGACGTCGACCTCTCGGCGATCCCGGTGATCCGGTCGGTGCTGGACACCCACGACTGGGACGACGTCCGGCGGCTCTACGAGGACTTCGACCCCGCACAGTGGGACGACCCGCCGGAGAACACCGAAACCGAGCGGCTGAAGGAACAGACCATCGACGAGCTCGTCGATCGGGGGTACACCCCCGCCTCGGCGGAGCTCACCAGCCGAACGGTGATGCGGGAGGTGCGCCACCGATGGGACTGA
- a CDS encoding PrkA family serine protein kinase, with amino-acid sequence MNGDRATLESLSRQYKESVPEDLREAKSFEWYLDAVHEDPRIARNAHQRVADMFDHYGTDYDEDAGVVEYRMASEDPLHDGENTFYGREVHESIHEFVNKVKSGARGLGPEKRIKLLLGPVGSGKSHFDWMVRRYFEDYTATDAGRMYTFRWTGLGDVIRGQDPEDDVVVSPMNQDPLVLLPQEQRDGVIERLNEQLDAPYTIRNDQTLDPASEFYLDSLLAHYDDDLQAVLENHVEVVRLVASENKRQCVETFEPKDKKNQDETELTGDVNYSKLAIYGESDPRAFDYAGAFCNANRGLFSGEELLKLQREFLYDFLHASQEQTIKPKNNPRIDIDQVIVGRTNMPEYREKKGDEKMEAFNDRTKRIDFPYVLEYDEEAEIYRKMLRNADVPDMHIEPHALEMAGLFGVLTRITEPDGSVSLVQKAKAYNGEIDESDDIDTRKLRENGEESADIGEGMDGVSARFIGDEIAEAIMDSTHRDRSYLSPLSVFSHFEANLENHGAIPEDNLDRYYRYLELVREEYKQRAIEDVRHALAYDLEEIQRQGEKYMDHVMAYIDDDTVEDELTGREQEPDETFLRSVEEKLEIPEDRKDDFRQEVSNWVSRRARDGTSFDPQDNDRLRRALERKLWEDKKHNINFSALVSANELDDDERSAWIDALVDQGYSPEGAREVLEFAGAEVAKSELEG; translated from the coding sequence ATGAACGGTGACAGAGCAACCCTCGAATCACTCAGTCGGCAGTACAAGGAGTCGGTGCCCGAAGACCTCCGGGAGGCGAAGTCCTTCGAGTGGTATCTGGACGCGGTGCACGAGGACCCCAGAATCGCCCGGAACGCCCACCAGCGCGTCGCGGACATGTTCGACCACTACGGAACGGACTACGACGAGGACGCCGGCGTGGTCGAGTACCGGATGGCGTCGGAGGACCCGCTCCACGACGGCGAAAACACCTTCTACGGACGGGAGGTCCACGAGTCGATCCACGAGTTCGTGAACAAGGTGAAGTCTGGCGCCCGGGGGCTCGGCCCCGAAAAACGGATCAAACTCCTCTTGGGTCCGGTGGGCTCCGGGAAGTCCCACTTCGATTGGATGGTGCGCCGGTATTTCGAGGACTACACCGCAACCGACGCCGGGCGCATGTACACCTTCCGGTGGACGGGCCTCGGCGACGTCATCCGGGGGCAGGACCCCGAGGACGACGTCGTGGTCTCGCCGATGAACCAGGATCCGCTGGTGTTGCTACCACAAGAGCAGCGCGACGGGGTCATCGAACGGCTCAACGAGCAGTTGGACGCCCCGTACACCATCCGGAACGACCAGACGCTGGACCCCGCCTCGGAGTTCTACCTCGACTCCCTGCTTGCCCACTACGACGACGACCTCCAGGCCGTCCTGGAGAACCACGTCGAGGTGGTACGGCTCGTCGCCTCCGAGAACAAGCGGCAGTGCGTCGAGACCTTCGAGCCGAAGGACAAGAAGAACCAAGACGAGACCGAACTCACCGGCGACGTCAACTACTCGAAGCTGGCGATCTACGGGGAGTCCGATCCCCGCGCGTTCGACTACGCCGGCGCGTTCTGCAACGCCAACCGCGGGCTGTTCTCCGGCGAGGAGCTGTTGAAGCTCCAGCGGGAGTTCCTCTATGACTTCCTGCACGCCTCCCAGGAGCAGACGATCAAGCCCAAGAACAACCCCCGGATCGACATCGACCAGGTGATCGTCGGGCGGACGAACATGCCCGAATACCGGGAGAAGAAGGGCGACGAGAAGATGGAGGCGTTCAACGACCGCACCAAGCGGATCGACTTCCCCTATGTGTTAGAGTACGACGAGGAAGCCGAGATCTACCGGAAGATGCTGCGGAACGCCGACGTCCCCGATATGCACATCGAACCCCACGCCTTGGAGATGGCGGGGCTGTTCGGCGTGCTCACCCGGATCACCGAGCCCGACGGCTCGGTCTCGCTGGTCCAGAAGGCGAAGGCGTATAACGGGGAAATCGACGAGAGCGACGACATCGACACCCGGAAACTCCGGGAGAACGGCGAGGAGTCCGCCGACATCGGCGAGGGGATGGACGGCGTCTCCGCGCGGTTCATCGGCGACGAGATCGCCGAGGCGATCATGGACTCCACGCACCGCGACCGGTCGTACCTCTCGCCGCTGTCGGTGTTCTCGCATTTCGAGGCCAACCTGGAGAACCACGGCGCGATCCCCGAGGACAACCTCGACCGGTACTACCGCTACCTCGAACTCGTCCGCGAGGAGTACAAGCAGCGCGCCATCGAGGACGTGCGGCACGCGCTGGCGTACGACTTAGAGGAGATCCAGCGGCAGGGCGAGAAGTACATGGACCACGTGATGGCGTACATCGACGACGACACCGTCGAGGACGAACTCACCGGCCGCGAACAGGAGCCCGACGAGACGTTCCTCCGGTCGGTCGAGGAGAAGTTGGAGATCCCCGAGGACCGGAAGGACGACTTCCGGCAGGAAGTCTCGAACTGGGTCTCCCGGCGCGCCCGCGACGGCACCTCCTTCGACCCGCAGGACAACGACCGGCTGCGGCGGGCGCTCGAACGGAAGCTCTGGGAGGACAAAAAGCACAACATCAACTTCTCGGCGCTCGTGAGCGCGAACGAACTCGACGACGACGAGCGAAGCGCGTGGATCGACGCCTTAGTCGACCAGGGCTACTCCCCGGAGGGCGCACGGGAGGTGCTCGAGTTTGCGGGCGCCGAGGTCGCAAAAAGCGAGCTCGAAGGGTGA
- a CDS encoding DUF7333 family protein produces the protein MDFTLPATAGVLIALVAVGTAALIASSVMPTTVVLMMVTPSMLVFGAICAAIGVKHGEYRAGTP, from the coding sequence ATGGACTTCACGCTGCCAGCGACCGCCGGCGTCCTGATCGCGTTGGTCGCCGTCGGGACGGCTGCTCTGATCGCATCGAGCGTTATGCCGACGACCGTCGTACTGATGATGGTGACCCCGTCGATGCTCGTGTTCGGGGCGATCTGTGCCGCGATCGGCGTCAAACACGGCGAGTACCGGGCCGGAACGCCGTAG
- a CDS encoding DUF373 family protein, producing MTTLVLCVDRSDDIGRTAGLESPIVGWEAVQSLVTDVGLDDPEDSQVNCLLEALRVARDLHDDREDSVVAVVSGGSGSLVGADRALSAQVDDLIAEYDPDSAVVVIDSADDERVVPVIESRVRVDSVDRVVVRQAHDIESTYYLLKQFLADEELRSTVLVPLGATLLLLPILLTQFSTAVALAGLAGLLGAALLYKGLAVDEFLSEVPERVRSALYSGRVSVVTYAVSFGLALVGAFLGALAVSPRAGPESAVVGAMQFVYSAVPWLALAALTASAGRLLDELIGSDGVSTPYLNLPFGVVALGLVVRGFAGWFLQRESLLADPQVLSYAVTPQQRLAAFIVAGIVVSLVGVRVAASVSGEALEDTVQKQ from the coding sequence GTGACGACCCTGGTCCTCTGTGTCGACCGATCCGACGACATCGGTCGAACCGCGGGGCTCGAGAGCCCGATCGTGGGGTGGGAGGCCGTCCAGTCGCTGGTCACCGACGTCGGCCTCGACGATCCCGAGGACTCGCAGGTCAACTGTTTGCTGGAGGCGCTCCGGGTAGCCCGGGATCTCCACGACGACCGCGAGGACTCGGTGGTGGCTGTGGTTTCCGGCGGAAGCGGCTCCCTGGTGGGTGCAGACCGGGCGCTGTCGGCGCAGGTCGACGACCTCATCGCGGAGTACGACCCGGATTCCGCGGTCGTCGTCATCGACTCCGCGGACGACGAACGGGTGGTCCCGGTGATCGAGAGCCGGGTCCGGGTCGACTCCGTCGACCGTGTGGTCGTCCGCCAGGCACACGACATCGAGTCGACCTACTACCTCCTGAAGCAGTTCCTGGCCGACGAGGAACTCAGGAGTACGGTACTCGTCCCGCTCGGCGCGACGCTGCTCCTGTTGCCGATCCTCCTGACCCAGTTTTCGACCGCGGTCGCGCTGGCGGGGCTGGCCGGACTTCTCGGCGCCGCCCTGCTGTACAAGGGGCTGGCGGTCGACGAGTTCCTCTCGGAGGTCCCCGAACGCGTCCGGTCGGCGCTGTACTCCGGCCGCGTGTCGGTTGTGACCTACGCCGTCAGCTTCGGGTTGGCGCTGGTCGGGGCGTTTCTGGGCGCGCTCGCGGTCAGCCCGCGGGCGGGCCCGGAGTCGGCGGTCGTCGGCGCGATGCAGTTCGTCTACAGCGCGGTGCCGTGGCTGGCGTTGGCCGCCCTGACAGCGAGCGCCGGCCGGCTGCTCGACGAGCTCATCGGGAGCGACGGGGTGAGCACCCCGTATCTGAACCTCCCGTTCGGCGTGGTCGCGCTGGGGCTCGTGGTCCGCGGCTTCGCCGGGTGGTTCCTCCAGCGGGAGTCGCTGCTCGCCGACCCGCAGGTCCTGAGCTACGCGGTGACGCCCCAACAGCGGCTCGCGGCGTTCATCGTGGCGGGGATCGTGGTGAGCCTCGTCGGCGTCAGGGTCGCCGCGAGCGTGAGCGGCGAGGCCCTGGAGGACACGGTCCAGAAGCAGTAG